GCCCATCCGGATTACCGGACCTGGCGGGACCGGCTTGAAGCGGCCGTGGCCGCCCTGCCCCAGCCCCCTATCCTGGTGGCCCACAGCCTGGGTTGCCTGCTCACCGCCTTCTGGGCAGGGGAAACCCGGCTGCCGGTGAAGGGCGCCCTGCTGGTGGCTCCCCCCAATTCCACCCGGCCGGACTTTCCCCCGGACATTTCCGGTTTCGGTGCCCCGCCCCGCCAGCCCCTGCCCTTTCCCACGGTGGTGGTGGCCAGCAGCGACGATCCCTACGGCTCCCTGGATTACGCCGCCGACTGCGCCGCCGCCTGGGGCGCCCGCTTTGTGGCCGTGGGGCCCCGAGGCCACATCAACGCGGACAGCGGCCTGGGGGACTGGCCGGAAGGTTACGCCCTGCTGGAAAGCCTGTTTTAAGCGCCCGGCCCCAGTAAGGGGAAACCCAGGCAGGTAGGGAAGATTTCGGCCAGGGGGCGGCCTTTCCTGCCTTTGCCTTTGCGTCTGCGGCCCCTATCCCGCCGCGCCAGGAGCCTTTCCGGCCACCGTTCCCGAGTGCTTCCCGGCCGCTACCGCCCCACCCCGTTTCCCCGTCCCTTCATGCCGCCTGGGAGCCACCGGCCCTTGGCGCTACAATAGCGCCGCTCTGCCGGAAGGGCGGTTATGCCGCTCCGAACCCGACCTCCCTTTTCCCTTGCTGCTGCACCGGATCGCTCGCCCTCCATGGATCAACTCAACGTCGCCCGCCTGGGCCAGGTTTTCACCCCGGACAGTCTGGTGGAGCGCATGCTCCAGCTGCGGCGGCGCCAGGGCCGGGTGCTGGAGCCCTCCGCCGGGGCCGGGGCTTTCAGCCGCCGCCTGCCGGACTGCGTGGCCATTGAGCTGGACCCCAAGGTGGCCCCCCCGGGCGCCCTGATCCAGGACTTTTTCGCTTACCCGGTCACCGAGCGCTTCGACACCATTATCGGCAACCCGCCCTATGTGCGCTTTCAGGACATCCAGGCCCAAACCAAGCGGCGCCTGGATCGGACCCTGTTCGACGGGCGTTCCAACCTCTACCTGTTTTTCATCGAAAAGGCGGTGCGCCATCTGAATCCGGGGGGGGAGCTGATCTTCATCGTGCCCCGGGATTTCATCAAGCTCACGGCGGCCAAAAAGCTCAATCGCTTTCTTTTCGACCAGGGCACCATCACGGACTTTTTCGAGACCGGGGATGCCCGGGTCTTCGACGGGGCGGTGCCCAACTGCGCCGTATTCCGCTTTGAAAAAGACCGGTTCGACCGGCGCCTGGAAGATGGCCGGACCTTCCATTGCGTGGACGGCCAGCTCCTTTTCCTCAAGGGGGATTACACCGTGCCCCTGGGAGACCTGTTCGAGGTGCGGGTGGGGGCCGTTTCCGGGGCCGACCCGGTCTTCCGCCATCCCCAGGGCAATGCGGAATTTGTCTGTTCCAAAACCGTGGATACGGGGGAAACCCGGACCATGATTTTCGGCATCCGCCACCCCCATCTGGAGCCCTACAAGCGCCGCCTCCTGGCCCGAAAAATCCGCCCCTTTGACGAAAGCAACTGGTGGATGTGGGGCCGGGTCCATCACCAGAGCGACCGGCCTCGGCTGTACGTGAATCAGAAAACCCGCCGGGCCCAGCCCTTTTTCCGCCACCCCTGCCCCAATTACGACGGCTCCATTCTGGCCCTGTTCCCCAAGGATCCGGAGATGGACCTGGACCTGGCCCAAGAGCTCCTCAATACGGCCGTGGATTGGCAGGAGCTGGGCTTTGTCTGCGACGGCCGCTACCTCTTCGCCCAGCGCTCCCTACAAACCTGCCTGCTTCCCGCCGCTTTCAACACCCTTAGGCACCTCCATCCGGTGGGCCAGCCCCCGGCCCCGCCCGTCGGGGATACGGCTAACACGACTGGGACGGCGGCCGCCTCGGACTTGAAGCGGGCTTAGGCGCCTGGCGGCCCCAGCGGAGGCTTGGGCTTGGGCTTGGGCTTGGGCTTGGGCTTGGGCTTGGGCTTGGGCTTGGGCTTGGGCTTGGAGCCAGGGTCCGGGTCGGGGCCCCCCCTTAACGCCCCCTTACCGGTTCGTCCCATTCACCGTGCCGGTCCGCTCCGTCCCGCCTTCCCCGGCGGAGTGCCCCCCAAAATCAGGCCACAAAAAAGCCGACCGGCAACACCGATCGGCTTATTAGGTTTTTCCGGCAAACCGGTCCGCTAGCCTTAGCTCCCCAAACGCCGCTTGGCCTCGAACAGGCACACCCCGGCGGCCACGGAGACGTTCAGGCTTTCTACCGCCCCGGCCATGGGGATGCGCACCAGCTGGTCGCAGTTTTCCCGGGTCAGGCGGCGCATGCCTTCCCCTTCCGCCCCCATGACCCAGGCAGTGCCCGTGGGCCATTGGGCGGTGTAGAGGTCGTCGCTCCCCTGGTCGTCCGTGCCGATGACCCAGATATTCCGTTCCTTCAGCTCCCGCAGGGTGCGGGCCAGATTGGTGACGGTGATGTAGGGCACGGTTTCCGCCGCCCCGCTGGCCACCTTGATGGCGGTCTGGGTCAGGCCCACAGCCCGGTCCTTGGGGGCAATGACAGCATGGGCCCCCACCGCATCCGCCACCCGCAGGCAGGCCCCCAGGTTATGGGGATCGGTGACGCCGTCCAGGATCAGGAGCAGGGCCGGTTCTTCCAGGGTATCCAGCACGTCATCCAGGGCGGGCTGGCGCTCGTTGGCATCCACCCGGGCCACCACGCCCTGGTGGCGCATCCCCGGGGCCATGCCGTCCAGGCGCTTGGCTTCCGTAGGAATGACCCGCACATCCTGGGCCTGGGCATGGCGCAGCAGATCCTTGGCCCGACCGTCCTGACGCCCCTGTTCCAGGTAGATTTCCTGAACGGCGGCCGGATTGTGGCGCAGCTTGGCGATGACGGCGTGGAAGCCGTGGATGAGACGGGAGGGGCGGGTGTCGTTCTGAGCCATGGGGAACCAAGGGGGAAAATCGGGAAAGGCCGCCATTCTAGTCCAGGGGGGCGAAACCTGCTGGAAAAGCGCGGTTAGGGTAGGATGATCCCCACAAGTAGGGATAAAGGGCAAATTTACGGAAATATTCCCTTGTTTCCGGCCGAGGGCCTCTCTAGTATGGAGAAAAAGCTCAAGAAATCCCGGGGGGCTCCGTTAAATCAGGAGCTTGGAGACAAATCTTAGCGTAACTTTTTAAGCGCCACGCCATCATGCTCGATCAAGCCCTGCCCAATCTGGATTCCTGGGTCAGCTATTTCAGTCAGGAAAACCTGCCCATCCTGCGCCGTACCGCCCGGCAGCTGGCGGCTGCCCGGGAAAATATTGACGACATCAATGGCCGGGATATTGCCGCCATCGTGCTCCAGGACCCCCTGCTCACGGTGCGGGTGCTGGCCTACATCCAGCCCATGGCCAATCAACGGCTGCGCAACGACATCACCACCATCGACCAGGCCATTGTGATGCAAGGGGTGGAGCCCTTCTTCCGCCGCTTTGAAAACCTGCCGGTGGTGGAAGATGGCCTCAGCGCCCATCCCCAGGCCCTTCTGGGGATGCTGCACACGGTGCGCCGGGCCCAGCGGGCGGCCCGCTACGCCAACGACTGGGCCTACTGGCGCCACGACATGAATGTGGAAGAAGTGGTGGTGGCCACCCTGCTCCACGAGCTGGCGGAAATCCTTATCTGGTGCTTTTCCCCCACCCTGGCCCTGCGCATCAAAGCCATGAAGCGCATGGACCGGAATCTGCGCAGCACCGTGGCCCAGCACGCCGTGCTGGGGGTGACCCTGGCGGACATCCAGCAGGCCCTGTGCCGGGCCTGGCACCTGCCCGAGCTGATGATTACCCTGACCGACGACAAACAGGCGGACCATCCCCGGGTGCGCAATGTGCTCCTGGCCATCAATCTGGCCCGTCATTCCGCCGAAGGCTGGGACGACGCGGCCCTGCCCGACGACTACAAGGACATTGCCAATCTCCTGCACCTGAACCTGGATACGGTGAAAAAGCGTATCGGGGTGCCGGAAGCGGTAGTAGAGCCTGAGGAAGAAAACGCCCCGGCGGATGCCGAGACCGGGACCCCCCCGGCCCCCTCAGTCTCCCCGGCCCCGACAGACCTTCCCCCCGCCCACTGAAGCTGTCACCGGCGCCCCAGGCCCGGACGAGACGGCTGGGGGCGGGATCGGTATGATGGCCGAGTTTTCCCTTTCCCCTCTGCTTCGGGAGTATCCATGAGCATCTCCTCCATGATCGGCCTGGGTGTGGCTGTGGTGGCCGTTTTCTATGGCATTACCCTCTACAACGGCCTGGTGACCCTGAAACACAACGTGGCCCGGGCCTGGGCCAATATTGACGTGCTTCTCAAGCAACGTCACGACGAACTGCCCAAGCTGGTGGAAGTCTGCAAGCAGTACAAGGAATTCGAGCA
This sequence is a window from Azospira inquinata. Protein-coding genes within it:
- a CDS encoding RBBP9/YdeN family alpha/beta hydrolase, which produces MNSHSPVLILPGYQGSGPSHWQSRWQALHPEFLRVEQADWAHPDYRTWRDRLEAAVAALPQPPILVAHSLGCLLTAFWAGETRLPVKGALLVAPPNSTRPDFPPDISGFGAPPRQPLPFPTVVVASSDDPYGSLDYAADCAAAWGARFVAVGPRGHINADSGLGDWPEGYALLESLF
- a CDS encoding Eco57I restriction-modification methylase domain-containing protein → MDQLNVARLGQVFTPDSLVERMLQLRRRQGRVLEPSAGAGAFSRRLPDCVAIELDPKVAPPGALIQDFFAYPVTERFDTIIGNPPYVRFQDIQAQTKRRLDRTLFDGRSNLYLFFIEKAVRHLNPGGELIFIVPRDFIKLTAAKKLNRFLFDQGTITDFFETGDARVFDGAVPNCAVFRFEKDRFDRRLEDGRTFHCVDGQLLFLKGDYTVPLGDLFEVRVGAVSGADPVFRHPQGNAEFVCSKTVDTGETRTMIFGIRHPHLEPYKRRLLARKIRPFDESNWWMWGRVHHQSDRPRLYVNQKTRRAQPFFRHPCPNYDGSILALFPKDPEMDLDLAQELLNTAVDWQELGFVCDGRYLFAQRSLQTCLLPAAFNTLRHLHPVGQPPAPPVGDTANTTGTAAASDLKRA
- the rlmB gene encoding 23S rRNA (guanosine(2251)-2'-O)-methyltransferase RlmB; amino-acid sequence: MAQNDTRPSRLIHGFHAVIAKLRHNPAAVQEIYLEQGRQDGRAKDLLRHAQAQDVRVIPTEAKRLDGMAPGMRHQGVVARVDANERQPALDDVLDTLEEPALLLILDGVTDPHNLGACLRVADAVGAHAVIAPKDRAVGLTQTAIKVASGAAETVPYITVTNLARTLRELKERNIWVIGTDDQGSDDLYTAQWPTGTAWVMGAEGEGMRRLTRENCDQLVRIPMAGAVESLNVSVAAGVCLFEAKRRLGS
- a CDS encoding HDOD domain-containing protein, giving the protein MLDQALPNLDSWVSYFSQENLPILRRTARQLAAARENIDDINGRDIAAIVLQDPLLTVRVLAYIQPMANQRLRNDITTIDQAIVMQGVEPFFRRFENLPVVEDGLSAHPQALLGMLHTVRRAQRAARYANDWAYWRHDMNVEEVVVATLLHELAEILIWCFSPTLALRIKAMKRMDRNLRSTVAQHAVLGVTLADIQQALCRAWHLPELMITLTDDKQADHPRVRNVLLAINLARHSAEGWDDAALPDDYKDIANLLHLNLDTVKKRIGVPEAVVEPEEENAPADAETGTPPAPSVSPAPTDLPPAH